A region from the Camelus ferus isolate YT-003-E chromosome 1, BCGSAC_Cfer_1.0, whole genome shotgun sequence genome encodes:
- the LOC116663289 gene encoding 40S ribosomal protein S21-like, which produces MQNVAGEFMDLYEPRKCSASNRIIGAEDHASILTNVLRFNRQLKTYAIHGATHRIGESDDSTLPLAKANGIISKNFWKRSWMWNICHK; this is translated from the coding sequence ATGCAGAATGTTGCCGGCGAGTTCATGGACCTGTACGAGCCGCGGAAATGCTCTGCCAGCAACCGCATCATCGGCGCTGAGGACCACGCGTCCATCCTGACGAACGTGCTGAGGTTCAACCGCCAGTTAAAAACCTACGCCATCCACGGGGCTACTCACAGGATCGGCGAGTCAGATGACTCCACTCTCCCACTGGCCAAGGCCAACGGCATCATCTCAAAGAATTTCTGGAAAAGATCATGGATGTGGAATATTTGTCATAAATAA